The Odocoileus virginianus isolate 20LAN1187 ecotype Illinois chromosome 3, Ovbor_1.2, whole genome shotgun sequence genome includes a window with the following:
- the UNC5A gene encoding netrin receptor UNC5A isoform X1, producing MAVRSGLWPALLGIVLAAWLRGSGAQQSATVANPVPGSNPDLLPHFLVEPEDVYIVKNKPVLLACKASPATQIFFKCNGEWVRQVDHVTERSTDGSSGLPSMEVRINVSRQQVEKVFGLEEFWCQCVAWSSSGTTKSQKAYIRIAYLRKNFEQEPLAKEVSLEQGIVLPCRPPEGIPPAEVEWLRNEDLVDPSMDPNVYITREHSLVVRQARLADTANYTCVAKNIVARRRSASAAVIVYVNGGWSTWTEWSVCSASCGRGWQKRSRSCTNPAPLNGGAFCEGQNVQKTACATLCPVDGSWSPWSKWSACGLDCTHWRSRECSDPAPRNGGEECQGADLDTRNCTSDLCVHTASGPEDVALYVGLIAVAVCLLLLLLVLILVYCRKKEGLDSDVADSSILTSGFQPVSIKPSKADSPHLLTIQPDLSTTTTTYQGSLCPRQDGPSPKFQLTNGHLLSPLGSGRHTLHHSSPTSDAEDFVSRLSTQNYFRSLPRGTSNMAYGTFNFLGGRLMIPNTGISLLIPPDAIPRGKIYEIYLTLHKPEDVRLPLAGCQTLLSPIVSCGPPGVLLTRPVILTMDHCGEPSPESWSLRLKKQSCEGSWEDVLHLGEEAPSHLYYCQLEAGACYVFTEQLGRFALVGEALSVAAAKRLKLLLFAPVACTSLEYNIRVYCLHDTHDALKEVVQMEKQLGGQLIQEPRVLHFKDSYHNLRLSIHDVPSSLWKSKLLVSYQEIPFYHIWNGTQQYLHCTFTLERVSPSTSDLACKVWVWQVEGDGQSFNVNFNITKDTRFAELLVLESEGGVPALVGPSAFKIPFLIRQKIITSLDPPCSRGADWRTLAQKLHLDSHLSFFASKPSPTAMILNLWEARHFPNGNLSQLAAAVAGLGQPDAGLFTVSEAEC from the exons GTGCCCAGCAGAGTGCCACGGTGGCCAACCCGGTGCCCGGCTCCAACCCAGACCTGCTTCCCCACTTCCTGGTGGAGCCCGAGGACGTGTACATAGTCAAGAACAAGCCGGTGCTGCTGGCGTGCAAGGCTTCGCCCGCCACGCAGATCTTCTTCAAGTGCAACGGGGAGTGGGTGCGCCAGGTGGACCACGTGACCGAGCGCAGCACGGACGGGAGCAGCG GACTGCCCTCCATGGAGGTCCGCATCAACGTGTCAAGGCAGCAGGTGGAGAAGGTGTTCGGGCTGGAGGAGTTCTGGTGTCAGTGTGTGGCGTGGAGCTCCTCGGGCACCACCAAGAGTCAGAAGGCCTACATCCGCATTGCCT ATTTGCGGAAGAACTTTGAGCAGGAGCCCCTGGCCAAGGAGGTGTCGCTGGAACAGGGCATCGTGCTGCCCTGCCGCCCACCGGAGGGCATCCCCCCAGCCGAG GTGGAGTGGCTCCGGAACGAGGACCTCGTGGACCCATCCATGGACCCCAACGTGTACATCACACGGGAGCATAGCCTGGTGGTGCGACAGGCCCGCCTGGCCGACACGGCCAACTACACCTGCGTGGCCAAGAACATCGTGGCTCGTCGCCGCAGCGCCTCCGCTGCTGTCATCGTCTATG TGAACGGTGGGTGGTCGACGTGGACTGAGTGGTCTGTCTGCAGCGCCAGCTGTGGGCGCGGCTGGCAGAAAAGGAGCCGGAGCTGCACCAACCCGGCGCCTCTCAACGGGGGCGCCTTCTGTGAGGGGCAGAATGTCCAGAAAACAGCCTGCGCCACCCTGTGCCCAG TGGATGGCAGCTGGAGCCCGTGGAGCAAGTGGTCAGCCTGTGGGCTCGACTGTACCCACTGGCGGAGCCGTGAGTGCTCAGACCCCGCGCCCCGCAATGGAGGCGAGGAGTGCCAAGGCGCTGACCTGGATACCCGCAATTGTACCAGCGACCTCTGTGTGCACA CTGCTTCTGGCCCAGAGGACGTGGCCCTCTATGTGGGCCTCATAGCCGTGGCTGTGTGCCTCCTCTTGCTGCTGCTCGTCCTCATTCTTGTGTACTGCCGCAAGAAGGAGGGACTGGACTCGGACGTGGCCGACTCGTCCATCCTCACCTCAGGCTTCCAGCCCGTCAGCATCAAGCCCAGCAAAGCAG ACAGTCCCCATCTGCTCACCATCCAGCCAGAcctcagcaccaccaccaccacctaccaGGGCAGCCTGTGTCCCCGGCAAGATGGGCCCAGCCCCAAGTTCCAGCTCACCAACGGGCACCTGCTTAGCCCCCTGGGCAGCGGCCGCCACACGCTGCACCACAGTTCGCCCACCTCGGACGCGGAGGACTTCGTCTCCCGCCTCTCCACCCAGAACTACTTCCGCTCCCTGCCCCGCGGCACCAGCAACATGGCCTATGGGACCTTCAACTTCCTCGGGGGCCGGCTGATGATCCCTAATACAG GCATCAGCCTCCTCATCCCCCCGGACGCCATACCCCGAGGAAAGATCTACGAGATCTACCTCACACTGCACAAGCCGGAAGACGTGAG GTTGCCCCTAGCTGGCTGTCAGACCCTGCTGAGTCCCATCGTTAGCTGTGGGCCCCCCGGAGTCCTGCTCACACGGCCCGTCATCCTCACCATGGACCACTGTGGGGAGCCCAGCCCCGAGAGCTGGAGCCTGCGCCTCAAAAAGCAGTCCTGCGAAGGCAGCTGGGAG GACGTGCTGCACCTGGGTGAGGAGGCGCCCTCTCACCTCTACTACTGCCAGCTAGAGGCCGGCGCCTGCTACGTCTTCACGGAGCAGCTGGGCCGCTTTGCCCTGGTGGGAGAGGCCCTCAGCGTGGCTGCCGCCAAGCGCCTCAAGCTGCTCCTGTTCGCCCCAGTGGCCTGCACCTCCCTGGAGTACAATATCCGAGTCTACTGCCTGCACGACACCCACGACGCACTCAAG GAGGtggtacagatggagaaacagctgGGAGGACAGCTGATCCAGGAGCCCCGCGTCCTGCACTTCAAGGACAGCTACCACAACCTGCGCTTGTCCATCCACGATGTGCCCAGCTCCCTGTGGAAGAGCAAGCTCCTCGTCAGCTACCAG gagatCCCCTTTTATCACATCTGGAATGGCACGCAGCAGTACCTGCACTGCACTTTCACCCTGGAGCGTGTCAGCCCCAGCACCAGCGACCTGGCCTGCAAGGTGTGGGTGTGGCAGGTGGAGGGCGATGGGCAGAGCTTCAACGTCAACTTCAACATCACCAAG GACACGAGATTTGCTGAGCTGCTGGTCCTGGAGAGTGAAGGGGGGGTCCCAGCCCTAGTGGGCCCCAGTGCCTTCAAGATCCCCTTCCTCATTCGGCAGAAGATCATTACCAGCCTGGACCCGCCCTGCAGTCGGGGTGCCGACTGGCGGACTCTGGCCCAGAAACTCCACCTGGAcag CCATCTCAGCTTCTTTGCCTCCAAGCCCAGCCCCACAGCCATGATCCTCAACCTGTGGGAGGCGCGGCACTTCCCCAACGGCAACCTCAGCCAGCTGGCGGCAGCAGTGGCCGGACTGGGCCAGCCAGATGCCGGCCTCTTCACAGTGTCAGAGGCCGAGTGCTGA
- the HK3 gene encoding hexokinase-3: MDSIGSLGLQQGEGAPGCPQEGLPCPSNSSEMVQECLRQFTVTGAQLRQIQTSLLGSMEQALRGRAGPAPAVRMLPTYVGSTPHGTEQGDFVVLELGATGASLRVLCVTLTGIEGHKVEPRSREFVIPQEVMLGPGQQLFDFAARCLSEFLAVLPVGNQGLQLGFSFSFPCHQTGLDKSTLISWTKGFKCSDVEGQDVVQLLRDAIQRQGVHGIDVVAVVNDTVGTMMGCEPGVGPCEVGLVVDTGTNACYMEEARHVAVLDEDRGRVCISIEWGSFSDEGALGPVQTVFDRTLDHESLNPGAQRFEKMIGGLYLGELVRLVLAHLAQRGVLFGGHTSPVLQSQGSILLEHVAEMEDPSAGAARVHAVLQDLGLNPKPSDAEWVQRVCVAVCTRAAQLCAAALAAVLSRLQHSREQQALQIAVATGGQVFERHPRFLSVLRETVMLLAPDCDVSFIPSVDGGGRGVAMVTAVAARLAAHRRLLEETLAPFRLTREQLAAVQAQMREAMAKGLQGEASSLRMLPTYVRATPDGSERGDFLALDLGGTNFRVLLVRVTAGGVQISSQIYSIPECVAQGSGQQLFDHIVDCIVDFQQKQGLSGQSLPLGFTFSFPCRQMGLDQGILLNWTKGFKASDCEGQDVVCLLREAIRRRQAVELNVVAIVNDTVGTMMSCGYEDPRCEVGLIVGTGTNVCYMEELRNVASVDGDSGQMCINTEWGAFGDDGSLSMLSTYFDASVDQASINPGKQRFEKMISGMYLGEIVRHILLHLTSLGVLFRGQQTQRLQTRDIFKTKFLSEIESDSLALRQVRAILEDLGLPLTSDDALMVLEVCQAVSQRAAQLCGAGVAAVVEKIRENRGLEELTISVGVDGTLYKLHPHFSSLVAATVRELAPRCVVTFLQSEDGSGKGAALVTAVACRLAQRTRV; this comes from the exons ATGGACTCCATTGGGTCTCTAGGGTTGCAGCAAGGGGAAGGAGCCCCCGGCTGCCCCCAAGAAGGCTTGCCCTGCCCCTCAAATAGTTCTGAGATG GTGCAGGAATGCCTACGGCAGTTCACGGTGACAGGGGCGCAGCTGCGGCAGATCCAAACCAGCCTCCTGGGCTCCATGGAGCAGGCCCTGAGGGGGCGAGCAGGCCCTGCCCCTGCTGTCCGGATGCTGCCCACATATGTGGGGTCTACCCCACATGGCACTG AACAAGGGGACTTCGTGGTGCTGGAGCTGGGGGCCACAGGGGCCTCGCTGCGTGTTCTATGTGTGACCCTAACGGGCATCGAGGGGCACAAGGTAGAGCCCCGGAGCCGGGAGTTTGTGATCCCCCAGGAAGTGATGCTGGGTCCTGGTCAGCAG CTCTTTGACTTTGCCGCCCGCTGCCTGTCTGAGTTCCTGGCTGTGCTGCCCGTGGGCAATCAAGGTCTGCAGCTGGGGTTCAGCTTCTCCTTCCCTTGTCACCAGACAGGCCTAGACAAG AGCACCCTCATTTCCTGGACCAAAGGTTTTAAGTGCAGTGATGTGGAAGGCCAGGATGTGGTCCAATTGCTGCGAGATGCCATCCAGAGGCAGGGA GTCCATGGCATTGATGTTGTTGCTGTGGTGAATGACACCGTGGGAACCATGATGGGCTGTGAGCCAGGGGTTGGGCCGTGTGAAGTTGGGCTGGTTGTAG ACACCGGCACCAATGCATGTTACATGGAGGAGGCAAGACACGTGGCAGTGCTGGACGAGGACCGGGGCCGCGTCTGCATCAGCATCGAGTGGGGCTCCTTCAGTGACGAGGGGGCCCTGGGGCCAGTGCAGACCGTCTTCGACCGCACCCTGGACCATGAGTCGTTGAACCCTGGTGCCCAAAG GTTTGAGAAGATGATTGGGGGTCTGTACCTGGGTGAGCTGGTGAGGCTGGTGCTGGCTCACCTGGCCCAGCGCGGGGTCCTCTTTGGCGGCCACACCTCCCCTGTCCTGCAAAGCCAAGGCAGCATCCTCCTGGAACACGTGGCTGAGATGGAGGA TCCCTCTGCTGGGGCAGCCCGTGTGCACGCTGTCCTGCAGGACTTGGGCCTGAACCCGAAGCCCTCAGATGCTGAGTGGGTGCAGCGTGTGTGCGTGGCTGTGTGCACGCGGGCCGCCCAACTCTGCGCTGCTGCCCTGGCCGCTGTCCTCTCCCGCCTCCAACACAGCCGGGAGCAGCAGGCTCTTCAGATCGCTGTGGCCACCGGAGGCCAAGTGTTTGAGCGACACCCCAG GTTTCTCAGTGTCCTACGGGAGACAGTGATGCTCCTGGCCCCTGACTGCGATGTCTCCTTCATCCCCTCTGTGGATGGGGGCGGCCGGGGCGTGGCAATGGTGACTGCTGTGGCTGCCCGCCTGGCTGCCCACCGGCGCCTGTTGGAGGAGACCCTGGCACCATTCCGGTTGACCCGGGAGCAGCTGGCAGCGGTGCAGGCACAGATGCGAGAGGCCATGGCCAAGGGGCTCCAAGGGGAAGCCTCTTCCCTCCGCATGCTGCCCACTTACGTGCGGGCCACGCCTGATGGCAGCG AGCGTGGGGACTTCCTGGCCCTGGACCTGGGGGGCACCAACTTTCGAGTCCTCCTGGTGCGTGTGACCGCAGGAGGTGTGCAGATCTCCAGCCAGATCTATTCCATCCCGGAGTGCGTGGCCCAGGGCTCTGGGCAGCAG CTCTTTGACCATATTGTGGACTGCATTGTGGACTTCCAGCAGAAGCAGGGCCTGAGTGGGCAGAGTCTCCCCCTGGGTTTCACCTTCTCCTTCCCGTGCAGGCAGATGGGCCTGGACCAG GGCATCCTCCTGAACTGGACAAAGGGTTTCAAAGCATCTGACTGCGAGGGCCAAGACGTTGTGTGTCTGCTGCGGGAAGCCATCAGGCGCCGACAG GCAGTGGAGCTGAATGTGGTTGCCATTGTCAATGACACGGTGGGGACCATGATGTCCTGTGGCTACGAGGACCCCCGTTGTGAGGTTGGCCTCATTGTCG GAACAGGCACCAATGTCTGCTACATGGAGGAGCTCCGGAACGTGGCAAGTGTGGATGGGGACTCAGGCCAGATGTGCATCAACACGGAGTGGGGTGCCTTTGGGGACGACGGCTCTCTCAGCATGCTCAGCACCTATTTTGATGCCAGTGTGGACCAGGCATCCATCAACCCCGGCAAGCAGAG GTTTGAGAAGATGATCAGTGGCATGTACCTGGGAGAGATCGTCCGACACATCCTCTTGCATCTGACTAGCCTTGGAGTTCTCTTCCGGGGCCAGCAGACCCAGCGCCTTCAGACCAGGGACATCTTCAAGACCAAGTTTCTCTCTGAGATTGAAAG TGATAGCCTGGCCCTGAGGCAGGTCCGAGCCATCCTGGAGGATCTGGGTCTGCCCCTGACCTCAGACGATGCTCTGATGGTCCTGGAGGTGTGCCAGGCTGTGTCCCAGAGGGCTGCCCAGCTTTGTGGGGCAGGCGTGGCTGCTGTGGTGGAGAAGATTCGTGAGAACCGGGGCCTGGAAGAGCTGACCATATCCGTGGGGGTTGATGGGACCCTCTACAAGCTGCACCCTCA CTTCTCCAGCCTGGTGGCAGCCACAGTGCGGGAGCTGGCCCCTCGCTGTGTGGTCACCTTCCTGCAGTCAGAGGATGGGTCTGGCAAAGGTGCAGCCCTGGTCACTGCTGTTGCCTGCCGCCTTGCCCAGAGGACCCGTGTCTGA
- the UNC5A gene encoding netrin receptor UNC5A isoform X2, whose product MAVRSGLWPALLGIVLAAWLRGSGAQQSATVANPVPGSNPDLLPHFLVEPEDVYIVKNKPVLLACKASPATQIFFKCNGEWVRQVDHVTERSTDGSSGLPSMEVRINVSRQQVEKVFGLEEFWCQCVAWSSSGTTKSQKAYIRIAYLRKNFEQEPLAKEVSLEQGIVLPCRPPEGIPPAEVEWLRNEDLVDPSMDPNVYITREHSLVVRQARLADTANYTCVAKNIVARRRSASAAVIVYVDGSWSPWSKWSACGLDCTHWRSRECSDPAPRNGGEECQGADLDTRNCTSDLCVHTASGPEDVALYVGLIAVAVCLLLLLLVLILVYCRKKEGLDSDVADSSILTSGFQPVSIKPSKADSPHLLTIQPDLSTTTTTYQGSLCPRQDGPSPKFQLTNGHLLSPLGSGRHTLHHSSPTSDAEDFVSRLSTQNYFRSLPRGTSNMAYGTFNFLGGRLMIPNTGISLLIPPDAIPRGKIYEIYLTLHKPEDVRLPLAGCQTLLSPIVSCGPPGVLLTRPVILTMDHCGEPSPESWSLRLKKQSCEGSWEDVLHLGEEAPSHLYYCQLEAGACYVFTEQLGRFALVGEALSVAAAKRLKLLLFAPVACTSLEYNIRVYCLHDTHDALKEVVQMEKQLGGQLIQEPRVLHFKDSYHNLRLSIHDVPSSLWKSKLLVSYQEIPFYHIWNGTQQYLHCTFTLERVSPSTSDLACKVWVWQVEGDGQSFNVNFNITKDTRFAELLVLESEGGVPALVGPSAFKIPFLIRQKIITSLDPPCSRGADWRTLAQKLHLDSHLSFFASKPSPTAMILNLWEARHFPNGNLSQLAAAVAGLGQPDAGLFTVSEAEC is encoded by the exons GTGCCCAGCAGAGTGCCACGGTGGCCAACCCGGTGCCCGGCTCCAACCCAGACCTGCTTCCCCACTTCCTGGTGGAGCCCGAGGACGTGTACATAGTCAAGAACAAGCCGGTGCTGCTGGCGTGCAAGGCTTCGCCCGCCACGCAGATCTTCTTCAAGTGCAACGGGGAGTGGGTGCGCCAGGTGGACCACGTGACCGAGCGCAGCACGGACGGGAGCAGCG GACTGCCCTCCATGGAGGTCCGCATCAACGTGTCAAGGCAGCAGGTGGAGAAGGTGTTCGGGCTGGAGGAGTTCTGGTGTCAGTGTGTGGCGTGGAGCTCCTCGGGCACCACCAAGAGTCAGAAGGCCTACATCCGCATTGCCT ATTTGCGGAAGAACTTTGAGCAGGAGCCCCTGGCCAAGGAGGTGTCGCTGGAACAGGGCATCGTGCTGCCCTGCCGCCCACCGGAGGGCATCCCCCCAGCCGAG GTGGAGTGGCTCCGGAACGAGGACCTCGTGGACCCATCCATGGACCCCAACGTGTACATCACACGGGAGCATAGCCTGGTGGTGCGACAGGCCCGCCTGGCCGACACGGCCAACTACACCTGCGTGGCCAAGAACATCGTGGCTCGTCGCCGCAGCGCCTCCGCTGCTGTCATCGTCTATG TGGATGGCAGCTGGAGCCCGTGGAGCAAGTGGTCAGCCTGTGGGCTCGACTGTACCCACTGGCGGAGCCGTGAGTGCTCAGACCCCGCGCCCCGCAATGGAGGCGAGGAGTGCCAAGGCGCTGACCTGGATACCCGCAATTGTACCAGCGACCTCTGTGTGCACA CTGCTTCTGGCCCAGAGGACGTGGCCCTCTATGTGGGCCTCATAGCCGTGGCTGTGTGCCTCCTCTTGCTGCTGCTCGTCCTCATTCTTGTGTACTGCCGCAAGAAGGAGGGACTGGACTCGGACGTGGCCGACTCGTCCATCCTCACCTCAGGCTTCCAGCCCGTCAGCATCAAGCCCAGCAAAGCAG ACAGTCCCCATCTGCTCACCATCCAGCCAGAcctcagcaccaccaccaccacctaccaGGGCAGCCTGTGTCCCCGGCAAGATGGGCCCAGCCCCAAGTTCCAGCTCACCAACGGGCACCTGCTTAGCCCCCTGGGCAGCGGCCGCCACACGCTGCACCACAGTTCGCCCACCTCGGACGCGGAGGACTTCGTCTCCCGCCTCTCCACCCAGAACTACTTCCGCTCCCTGCCCCGCGGCACCAGCAACATGGCCTATGGGACCTTCAACTTCCTCGGGGGCCGGCTGATGATCCCTAATACAG GCATCAGCCTCCTCATCCCCCCGGACGCCATACCCCGAGGAAAGATCTACGAGATCTACCTCACACTGCACAAGCCGGAAGACGTGAG GTTGCCCCTAGCTGGCTGTCAGACCCTGCTGAGTCCCATCGTTAGCTGTGGGCCCCCCGGAGTCCTGCTCACACGGCCCGTCATCCTCACCATGGACCACTGTGGGGAGCCCAGCCCCGAGAGCTGGAGCCTGCGCCTCAAAAAGCAGTCCTGCGAAGGCAGCTGGGAG GACGTGCTGCACCTGGGTGAGGAGGCGCCCTCTCACCTCTACTACTGCCAGCTAGAGGCCGGCGCCTGCTACGTCTTCACGGAGCAGCTGGGCCGCTTTGCCCTGGTGGGAGAGGCCCTCAGCGTGGCTGCCGCCAAGCGCCTCAAGCTGCTCCTGTTCGCCCCAGTGGCCTGCACCTCCCTGGAGTACAATATCCGAGTCTACTGCCTGCACGACACCCACGACGCACTCAAG GAGGtggtacagatggagaaacagctgGGAGGACAGCTGATCCAGGAGCCCCGCGTCCTGCACTTCAAGGACAGCTACCACAACCTGCGCTTGTCCATCCACGATGTGCCCAGCTCCCTGTGGAAGAGCAAGCTCCTCGTCAGCTACCAG gagatCCCCTTTTATCACATCTGGAATGGCACGCAGCAGTACCTGCACTGCACTTTCACCCTGGAGCGTGTCAGCCCCAGCACCAGCGACCTGGCCTGCAAGGTGTGGGTGTGGCAGGTGGAGGGCGATGGGCAGAGCTTCAACGTCAACTTCAACATCACCAAG GACACGAGATTTGCTGAGCTGCTGGTCCTGGAGAGTGAAGGGGGGGTCCCAGCCCTAGTGGGCCCCAGTGCCTTCAAGATCCCCTTCCTCATTCGGCAGAAGATCATTACCAGCCTGGACCCGCCCTGCAGTCGGGGTGCCGACTGGCGGACTCTGGCCCAGAAACTCCACCTGGAcag CCATCTCAGCTTCTTTGCCTCCAAGCCCAGCCCCACAGCCATGATCCTCAACCTGTGGGAGGCGCGGCACTTCCCCAACGGCAACCTCAGCCAGCTGGCGGCAGCAGTGGCCGGACTGGGCCAGCCAGATGCCGGCCTCTTCACAGTGTCAGAGGCCGAGTGCTGA